The following nucleotide sequence is from Hydrogenophaga sp. PBL-H3.
GTACGCGGAATCGGGACGGCTACGACAAACAAGTCAAAATGTCGTAACATACAAACATTGTCCTGGTTCAGGAGATCATCGTGAGCATCAATACGTTTTCCAGCCGAGACTTCACACGCGATGTCTCAGCGGCCAAGCGCGCAACCGGCGACGGCCCCGTCTTCATCACAGACCGTGGGCGTCCTGCATTTGCGTTGCTCAAGATCGAGGACTACTACCGCATTGCCGGTCAAAGCGAGTTGTCGCTGCTCGACGTCATGGACGGTATACCGGGTGGTGAGGGAATCGACTTTGATCCGCCGCGGTTCGATCTCAAGCTCTCCGTCGCGGCGCTGGACTGAAAGGCGCAATGTTCGTCCTGGATACCAACGTCATCTCCGAGCTGCGCCACGGGAAACTCAACCAGTCTGCGCAGGTGCGGGCATGGGCTGCAGGGCAGTCCAGCAGCAGGCTTTTCCTGTCCGCCATCTCCATTCTTGAGCTGGAGATTGGCATCCGCGCACTGGAGCGTCGCACCCCGCCACAGGGCAGTGCGCTGCGCGCTTGGCTCGCTGGGGTGCGTGTGGCTTTCGCTGGCCGGATCCTCCCGTTTACGGAGAACACGGCGCCCGTGTGCGCTTCGTTACATGTGCCCAACCCTTGTTCAGAGCGCGATGCAATGATCGCGGCCACAGCCATCGAGCACGGATTTTCAGTGGTTACGCGCAACGTGCCAGACTTTGTGAACACGGGCGTTGGCTTGATCAATCCCTGGGATTCCTGACCGCATAGCGAGACGGCGTGAGTCATCCGCACTTTCGCATTGAAGGACTCACTCGCCGGCGTGGTCCTCGGGGAATGGCGTGGGGAATGGAGAAGGCCGGCGATCCCGCTCAGACCTATGGATAGGTGGTTTCGGCAGCGCGAAGTACTCCATCAAACGAGTCTGGCCATGAGCACCCAGTCCGTGGCGCCTGCACTTGCCCTCCCTTGCTTCGATCGCAACCTCGCGCGCAGCCGCCACCGTGGTGGCCCCTGACTTCCCCAAGGCCTTGGTGACAGACCAGCCAAGCCAAGGTGCCAGTTCCTCGACCGCAGCGTCGTCGCCCGGCCGTTTGAGTTCGTTGAGGTTCAGGACGCCGTATTCCCACTGCGCCAAATCACCAGGCGCTGAGTGAAGCGTCATCCCCACGCACCTGAGCGTTTGCACAAGCTCTCGGATCGAGGCCTTGCCGAACTTCACGTACAGATCTCTCAATGTGTGCGACCGAAGGGCACCGACACTGTCGATTCCACGTGCGAGGCAGCGATTGACTGTGGCCGGCCGCAGCCCGAGCTCGCTGATTGGGGACTGGTCGCTCAACTTGCGCTCGGCGGCTCGCGTGCGAAAGGCCACCGCTGCGCGGTCCAGGTCCCGACGCCAAGGTTGATCGCTTTCCTTGAAAGCGAGGCCATGTTTGCCCAGCATCTCACGCAGCTGCTCGACTGTGGTTCGCCCGACATCCTTCATCCTCATCAGTTCGTCTTCGCTGGCCAGCGCCAAGTCCTCCAGACGGTAGATGTTGATTTCGAGCATTCGGTGCACCGCAGAACGGCGAATGCCAAGTTCCTCAATCGGTGTGTCGGGCGTTATTGCAGCATCGACGGAGCGCTTCTCATTCGGTGTCCATGCGAAGGGTTCGATCTCGAGCTTCGAGGCGTCAACGCCGGCAGCTTCCGCTATGACGATGAAGCGCTTGGAACGCAGGATCCAGTCATGCAGTGCTGCTAGGCAGGCGGATAGCTGATCTGGTGGCACCGAAAGCAGGTCCCTTGTGCTTTCAAAAGAGGAGCGGCCCATACCCGTTCAACCCCCAAAAGTTGTCACGCGATCTGAGAGATGTTTGGCGATGGTCTCCATCTCCGCGCGGTCCACGCCGGCGCGCTTCGCAAAGCTGGGCCATCGTTCGATCGCTTGCTTGATCCCATGAACCGTTTGGGGCAGTTCAGCGAGCAGCCCGAACCGATCTGCAACCTCGCGCACATCGCTCAAAGTGATCTGGTCGAAGCGTCCGTTGACCGACATCAGATGCTGCTTGATCCATTCGTTGTCGGGGTTGAAGGCGTGCGTGATGTCGTAGGCTGGGGACAACTCCCACCGCCCCCCTTCGCGCAAGAGGAACGAGAAGTTCTTGGTGTGGTCGTCGTTGTTGACCGCCAGCACATTGAAGACCATGCGGCGCACGAGCTCAACCAGTGCGCCACGGTCCAGCTTGAGCTGCTTTGCCGTCTGGAATAGCTGGTTGTAGCTGTGGGTGGCGACCTGTTTGTAGTCCAGATGGGCCATGGCGCACAGCGTTTGCATGTGGTGGCGCTGGTCGCCATCACGGTCGAAACGTTTGGTCATGAAGTGCGCGCGGCCGTTCTCCTCCAAAAGCCGACAGGGCGACATGTCGATGTCGGCTTCGGAGG
It contains:
- a CDS encoding type II toxin-antitoxin system prevent-host-death family antitoxin; the encoded protein is MSINTFSSRDFTRDVSAAKRATGDGPVFITDRGRPAFALLKIEDYYRIAGQSELSLLDVMDGIPGGEGIDFDPPRFDLKLSVAALD
- a CDS encoding type II toxin-antitoxin system VapC family toxin, which codes for MFVLDTNVISELRHGKLNQSAQVRAWAAGQSSSRLFLSAISILELEIGIRALERRTPPQGSALRAWLAGVRVAFAGRILPFTENTAPVCASLHVPNPCSERDAMIAATAIEHGFSVVTRNVPDFVNTGVGLINPWDS
- a CDS encoding helix-hairpin-helix domain-containing protein, whose protein sequence is MGRSSFESTRDLLSVPPDQLSACLAALHDWILRSKRFIVIAEAAGVDASKLEIEPFAWTPNEKRSVDAAITPDTPIEELGIRRSAVHRMLEINIYRLEDLALASEDELMRMKDVGRTTVEQLREMLGKHGLAFKESDQPWRRDLDRAAVAFRTRAAERKLSDQSPISELGLRPATVNRCLARGIDSVGALRSHTLRDLYVKFGKASIRELVQTLRCVGMTLHSAPGDLAQWEYGVLNLNELKRPGDDAAVEELAPWLGWSVTKALGKSGATTVAAAREVAIEAREGKCRRHGLGAHGQTRLMEYFALPKPPIHRSERDRRPSPFPTPFPEDHAGE